One genomic window of Anaplasma centrale str. Israel includes the following:
- a CDS encoding TrbC/VirB2 family protein, which translates to MLHGVPAGAVGDTAEADDTATKVICNVIGFVQKLGLPIMTGVILGSSIMAIFGKLAWPAIVMLVVFTAIFFGAGKLMAKFAAGLNSDGVNAQSFKCEDGGRASLGS; encoded by the coding sequence ATCCTCCATGGTGTACCTGCTGGGGCTGTTGGTGATACTGCTGAAGCTGATGATACAGCGACTAAGGTTATATGTAATGTTATAGGGTTTGTACAGAAGCTTGGACTACCAATCATGACAGGAGTGATATTAGGTTCCAGCATCATGGCTATATTCGGTAAACTAGCATGGCCTGCAATTGTAATGTTAGTTGTATTCACAGCTATATTCTTTGGTGCCGGTAAGCTAATGGCTAAGTTTGCTGCTGGTCTGAATAGTGACGGTGTGAATGCACAGAGCTTCAAGTGTGAGGATGGTGGACGGGCCTCATTGGGTAGTTAG
- a CDS encoding CinA family protein translates to MLIPEALIAEAAVCIQRLQRQSLKVSFAESCTGGLLAFVFSCVPGVSSVLFSSVVTYATRSKHSLLGVPQQEIDKYGVVSEEIAGMMAENVLKTLEDVDIAVSITGIAGATAHFTNQAPAATEPETGVVHIGLAKRGSKVQTFRYDWNHLSRFEVQKAVVQKAIGLLTLAASSS, encoded by the coding sequence ATGCTGATTCCAGAGGCCCTAATTGCAGAGGCGGCCGTGTGTATACAACGCTTGCAACGGCAGAGCTTAAAGGTCTCTTTTGCCGAATCCTGTACGGGGGGGTTGCTGGCATTCGTTTTTTCGTGTGTACCCGGGGTTTCTAGCGTTCTTTTTTCTTCCGTCGTAACCTATGCAACGCGCTCGAAACACTCTCTGCTTGGGGTTCCACAGCAAGAAATAGATAAATACGGCGTTGTAAGCGAGGAAATTGCCGGTATGATGGCTGAAAATGTACTAAAAACACTAGAGGATGTTGATATAGCAGTCTCGATAACTGGTATAGCCGGTGCTACCGCCCATTTTACAAACCAAGCCCCTGCTGCTACAGAGCCAGAAACCGGAGTTGTTCATATAGGGCTCGCTAAACGAGGCTCAAAGGTGCAAACATTTCGGTATGACTGGAACCACCTCTCACGGTTTGAAGTCCAAAAAGCGGTAGTACAAAAAGCTATAGGCCTCCTAACACTGGCAGCGTCCAGCAGCTGA
- the rplS gene encoding 50S ribosomal protein L19 has translation MSSVLEEFNKRQIESLSGVERPHFLPGDTVKVGINVFDGVNWRVQTFEGVCIKKRNRGLHSSFVLRKISYNESIQLQVFLHSPNIKSMEVVRYGRVRRAKLYYMLKLFGKAARIKEAGDTRKKRIASQRSASAS, from the coding sequence ATGAGTAGCGTACTAGAAGAGTTCAATAAAAGACAGATAGAGTCACTTTCTGGAGTTGAAAGGCCTCATTTCCTCCCTGGAGACACTGTTAAGGTAGGAATAAACGTTTTTGACGGAGTGAACTGGAGGGTTCAGACTTTTGAAGGAGTGTGCATAAAAAAGCGCAATAGAGGCCTGCATTCGTCGTTCGTTCTGCGCAAGATAAGCTACAATGAAAGCATACAGTTACAGGTCTTCCTGCATTCCCCAAACATAAAGTCCATGGAGGTAGTGCGGTACGGTAGGGTGCGCAGGGCTAAACTGTATTACATGCTCAAACTCTTCGGAAAGGCGGCAAGAATTAAAGAGGCTGGGGATACCCGCAAGAAGCGTATTGCTAGCCAGCGTTCTGCCTCAGCATCCTAG
- the rimM gene encoding ribosome maturation factor RimM (Essential for efficient processing of 16S rRNA), with translation MVRGDMVLLGVVRAPHGVMGLVKVRTFTEDPSHISAYGPLTDGHNCFNVTVVSVLGADSVIAKFDGLSSRTESEKLRGKRLYVSRSSLPRLQEDEFYENELIGMDAKLEDGTAYGVISAILNFGSCDIIELSTSTGKVVMVPFSRSTFPVVDVERRVVIVVPPEVIGVGSR, from the coding sequence ATGGTTCGCGGTGATATGGTGCTCCTGGGCGTGGTGCGCGCTCCACATGGGGTCATGGGACTCGTGAAGGTTAGAACGTTTACTGAAGATCCATCTCACATATCGGCATACGGCCCGCTAACTGACGGGCACAATTGTTTTAATGTAACAGTAGTGTCAGTGCTGGGAGCGGATAGCGTAATAGCAAAATTTGACGGGCTTAGCTCAAGGACAGAATCAGAAAAGCTGCGCGGCAAGCGCCTCTACGTCAGCAGATCCAGTTTACCGAGGCTGCAGGAAGATGAATTCTACGAGAACGAACTCATCGGGATGGATGCCAAACTCGAAGATGGCACAGCCTATGGAGTTATCTCGGCCATACTCAATTTTGGGTCGTGCGACATTATAGAGCTGTCTACAAGCACAGGTAAGGTAGTGATGGTCCCTTTCTCGCGGTCAACTTTCCCAGTGGTAGACGTGGAGCGCAGAGTTGTTATCGTTGTTCCTCCTGAAGTTATTGGTGTAGGTAGCAGATGA
- a CDS encoding ParB/RepB/Spo0J family partition protein, with protein sequence MKRSLGKGILELIGEESEGDAATLTMEAPTRIRVNMLHPGRFQPRRKFDQAAIKELASSIARNGLIQPIVVRKDAVGDRYEIIAGERRWRASIAAKLVDVPVIVRNVSDSKCLEISVIENIQREDLTALEEAESYKKLIDEFNHTHESLAAILGRSRSHITNILRILTLPDSVKRMISDRSISFGHARCLLGAENPEELAERILSSGMSVRETEAMVKDLQNHTDIVQATTMRIESFLPGRLDTEVRVRKSGKKLTINFTSEEKCEDFFKMLDKL encoded by the coding sequence ATGAAGAGATCCTTAGGTAAAGGAATTCTGGAGCTAATTGGAGAAGAAAGTGAGGGCGATGCGGCTACTTTAACCATGGAGGCCCCAACGCGCATTAGGGTAAACATGTTACATCCAGGAAGATTTCAACCGAGGCGTAAATTTGATCAGGCAGCCATTAAGGAGTTGGCTAGCTCTATCGCCCGCAACGGGCTTATCCAGCCAATTGTTGTAAGAAAGGACGCTGTGGGGGACAGGTACGAAATCATAGCTGGAGAGCGCAGGTGGAGAGCAAGCATAGCGGCAAAGCTTGTAGACGTACCCGTAATCGTCAGGAACGTTAGCGATAGCAAGTGTCTGGAGATCTCGGTAATCGAGAATATCCAGCGGGAGGACTTGACAGCACTAGAGGAAGCTGAGTCATACAAGAAGCTCATCGACGAATTTAACCATACACATGAAAGCTTGGCTGCAATACTCGGTAGAAGCAGGAGCCACATAACCAATATACTACGCATCCTTACGCTACCAGATTCTGTAAAGCGCATGATAAGCGACAGGTCCATATCTTTCGGGCACGCAAGATGCCTGTTGGGCGCAGAAAATCCTGAAGAGTTGGCCGAGAGGATTTTATCTTCGGGCATGAGCGTGAGAGAAACTGAGGCCATGGTGAAGGACCTGCAAAACCACACAGACATTGTGCAGGCCACCACCATGCGCATTGAGAGCTTCCTGCCCGGCAGGCTGGATACTGAGGTTAGGGTAAGGAAAAGCGGCAAGAAGCTCACTATAAACTTTACCAGCGAGGAAAAGTGTGAGGACTTTTTCAAAATGCTGGACAAACTTTAG
- the ftsZ gene encoding cell division protein FtsZ: MSLNVYLPDQSVSAVRPRITVLGVGGAGGNAVNNMIQSCLQGVNFIVANTDAQALDCSLSEKKIQLGINLTKGLGAGSLPEVGRGAAEESIDEIMGEIADSNMLFITAGMGGGTGTGAAPVIAKAAKENKILTVGVVTKPFHFEGAHRMKTADLGLEELQRYVDTLIIIPNQNLFRIANENTTFADAFKLADTVLHTGVRGITDLMVMPGLINLDFADIKVVMSEMGKAMMGTGEAEGEHRAVIAAEAAISNPLLDNISMKGARGILINITGGLDLTLFEVDAAANRIREEVDDNANIIFGSTFNEESSGKIRVSVLATGIDSVRPAQRPHSVEQQQPQRISDFDFDSELSSLNPGNGGTMAYYKPSLPEEDAMADAHATAERQQPSQKSGTFNWGESFDVPAFLRKKEKL, translated from the coding sequence ATGTCGTTAAACGTCTACCTACCTGACCAGTCCGTGTCTGCAGTGCGGCCTAGGATCACCGTCCTGGGAGTTGGAGGTGCCGGCGGCAACGCGGTGAACAACATGATACAGTCGTGCCTCCAGGGGGTCAACTTCATAGTTGCCAACACAGATGCCCAGGCGCTTGATTGTTCCCTCTCAGAAAAGAAAATTCAGCTGGGCATTAACCTGACAAAAGGGCTAGGCGCTGGCTCCCTGCCGGAAGTTGGAAGGGGCGCCGCTGAGGAGTCCATAGACGAGATCATGGGAGAAATCGCTGATAGTAACATGCTGTTCATTACAGCGGGTATGGGGGGCGGCACAGGTACAGGCGCCGCACCTGTGATCGCGAAGGCTGCAAAGGAAAATAAAATCCTGACTGTAGGAGTGGTAACCAAGCCGTTCCACTTCGAGGGTGCACATAGGATGAAAACCGCCGACTTAGGGCTGGAAGAACTTCAGCGGTATGTGGACACCCTTATAATAATCCCGAACCAGAACTTGTTTAGGATAGCAAACGAGAATACCACCTTCGCGGACGCGTTCAAGCTCGCGGATACGGTGCTTCATACGGGAGTAAGAGGCATAACTGACCTTATGGTGATGCCTGGGTTGATCAACCTCGATTTTGCCGACATAAAAGTTGTGATGAGCGAAATGGGCAAGGCAATGATGGGAACCGGTGAGGCAGAGGGAGAGCATCGAGCTGTAATCGCCGCGGAAGCCGCAATTTCCAACCCCCTGCTTGATAATATTTCCATGAAGGGTGCCAGGGGGATCTTGATAAATATCACTGGGGGCTTGGACCTTACTTTGTTTGAAGTGGACGCGGCCGCGAACAGAATCAGGGAAGAAGTCGATGATAATGCCAACATCATATTTGGCTCCACGTTCAACGAGGAAAGCAGCGGGAAGATTAGAGTCTCTGTTCTTGCCACTGGTATCGACAGTGTACGCCCCGCGCAAAGGCCCCATAGCGTCGAGCAGCAACAGCCGCAGCGAATCAGCGATTTTGATTTCGATAGTGAACTAAGCTCGCTCAATCCCGGGAATGGCGGCACCATGGCTTATTACAAGCCTAGCCTTCCTGAGGAGGATGCCATGGCTGATGCGCATGCCACCGCGGAGAGACAGCAGCCGTCTCAAAAATCCGGTACATTTAACTGGGGTGAGTCATTCGATGTACCGGCATTCCTGAGAAAGAAGGAAAAGTTGTGA
- a CDS encoding UbiD family decarboxylase: protein MSFANLSEFVHCLESRGRLVRVRGEVSTVFEITEIHRRLVAARGPSVLFENVVTEHGPCGIPVLINLFGTLERVALGLGVDAPDGLRRIGELLAFLRSPTPPESFKDLLTMVPMLRNVVAARTRVVKKAPCHEVIMVGDDVDLHKLPIQTCWPGEPAPLITWPLVVTRGPSLSREDNFNLGVYRMQVVGKNSTIMRWLRHRGGAQQYCRWVKEGRGDFPVAVVIGSDPATLISAVAPIPDTISEYQFAGILRKHPTELVECVTVPLKVPANAEIVLEGKVSADELLEEGPYGDHTGYYNSVEKFPKFTVQAVTMRSSPLYMSTFTGRPPDECSVLGEVLTELLIPMLRLQYPEITDFWLPPEGCSYRVAVVSIKKAYPGHARRIIMGVLSYLRQFLYVKFVIVVDEDICVRDWKDIIWALSTRMDPARDTMVIERSPIDYLDFASPEEGLGSKVGFDATNKMYPETTRLWGVPLKMSEDITERVTSRWAEYGFGDISNMPKSS from the coding sequence ATGTCGTTTGCGAATCTTAGTGAGTTCGTGCACTGCCTGGAAAGCAGGGGGCGTCTCGTCCGCGTGCGGGGGGAAGTATCCACAGTTTTTGAAATTACAGAAATTCACAGAAGGTTGGTAGCGGCGCGCGGCCCCTCTGTGCTTTTTGAGAATGTGGTTACAGAGCATGGGCCCTGCGGCATACCGGTTCTAATCAACCTGTTTGGCACTCTTGAAAGAGTTGCTCTTGGCCTAGGAGTTGACGCGCCTGACGGTTTGCGGCGTATTGGAGAACTGTTGGCCTTTCTGAGATCTCCCACTCCCCCAGAGTCCTTTAAGGATTTGCTTACCATGGTTCCTATGCTGCGTAACGTCGTTGCGGCACGTACTCGGGTCGTAAAGAAAGCGCCGTGTCATGAAGTGATTATGGTTGGCGACGATGTGGATCTACATAAGCTTCCCATACAAACATGTTGGCCTGGAGAGCCAGCTCCCCTCATAACATGGCCCCTGGTCGTGACACGCGGGCCATCCTTGTCTCGTGAAGACAATTTCAATCTCGGTGTGTATCGCATGCAGGTTGTCGGCAAAAATTCCACAATCATGCGATGGCTTAGGCACCGGGGAGGGGCACAACAGTACTGCAGGTGGGTAAAAGAAGGCAGGGGAGATTTCCCCGTGGCTGTCGTCATAGGATCCGACCCTGCAACCCTGATTTCTGCAGTTGCGCCCATTCCCGATACCATCTCTGAGTACCAATTTGCCGGTATTTTGCGTAAGCATCCTACAGAACTTGTTGAGTGCGTAACGGTGCCCCTAAAAGTTCCCGCAAATGCAGAGATAGTGTTGGAGGGGAAAGTGAGCGCTGACGAGTTGCTTGAGGAGGGGCCATATGGTGATCACACAGGGTATTATAACAGCGTAGAAAAGTTTCCAAAATTCACAGTGCAAGCCGTAACCATGCGCTCTTCACCGCTCTATATGAGCACTTTTACTGGAAGGCCTCCAGATGAGTGTTCTGTGCTCGGGGAAGTATTGACAGAGCTACTGATTCCCATGCTAAGGTTACAGTATCCGGAAATCACGGATTTTTGGCTGCCTCCAGAGGGATGCTCATACCGTGTGGCCGTAGTTTCCATAAAAAAAGCATACCCCGGGCATGCGCGTAGGATAATAATGGGGGTCCTGTCCTACCTCAGGCAGTTTTTGTATGTCAAATTTGTAATAGTTGTTGATGAAGACATATGCGTGCGGGACTGGAAGGACATAATATGGGCGTTGTCTACCAGAATGGACCCTGCGCGTGACACCATGGTCATTGAACGGTCCCCCATTGACTACCTGGACTTTGCATCGCCCGAGGAAGGGTTGGGCAGTAAGGTGGGGTTTGATGCGACAAACAAGATGTATCCCGAAACCACCAGGTTGTGGGGTGTTCCTCTGAAAATGAGTGAGGACATTACCGAAAGGGTGACGTCACGATGGGCCGAGTACGGATTCGGAGATATATCAAACATGCCCAAATCTTCCTGA
- a CDS encoding P44/Msp2 family outer membrane protein has translation MSFLRFLAASFVCVFVAYASSAIALSPGSAGGLYIGGVYKPASPVFGDLVFKGVFNTSFKTTPLDALPVSAEHKNEWRVRLTDEVEIPVSAFNSSPVLARGSDYHSSVCGVAAVLGYHMDGIRAELEFARQRFDIGRGRVLERDRNTVGNLYAASEGYRYSAVHIRLAGADDKTVSAAATSGKQPPSDDAVIIVKNEGVRLSSALASLCRDFKTNIGEGVTPYVCAGFGLEKVSMFGADATRVSYQAKVGASYELGDKIRGFAGLYYRTLSGNGEVILPQSGYEAVKIDGLYGANNKTRARLLPVNLPLGMSVAYFGLEAGLRLYF, from the coding sequence ATGAGCTTTTTAAGGTTTCTTGCCGCCTCTTTTGTTTGTGTCTTCGTAGCCTACGCGTCGTCCGCTATTGCCCTGTCTCCAGGTAGTGCGGGTGGGCTGTATATTGGGGGTGTGTATAAGCCTGCCTCCCCCGTTTTCGGTGACCTGGTGTTCAAGGGTGTCTTCAACACTTCCTTTAAAACCACGCCTCTGGATGCACTGCCTGTGTCGGCAGAGCATAAGAACGAGTGGCGCGTGCGCCTTACGGATGAGGTGGAAATTCCGGTGAGCGCGTTCAATTCCTCGCCAGTGCTGGCCAGAGGCTCTGACTACCATAGCAGTGTGTGTGGTGTTGCTGCGGTTCTGGGATATCATATGGACGGAATCAGGGCTGAGTTGGAATTTGCTAGGCAGCGCTTTGACATAGGGCGAGGCCGCGTGTTGGAGCGTGATAGAAATACGGTGGGGAATCTGTATGCTGCTTCCGAGGGTTATCGGTACTCCGCTGTGCACATAAGGCTTGCGGGTGCGGATGATAAGACGGTGAGTGCCGCGGCAACAAGCGGGAAGCAACCGCCCTCTGATGATGCTGTAATTATCGTGAAGAATGAAGGGGTGCGGCTCTCCTCAGCTCTGGCTAGTTTGTGTAGAGATTTTAAGACCAACATAGGTGAGGGGGTCACTCCGTATGTGTGCGCTGGGTTTGGCTTGGAGAAGGTGAGCATGTTTGGTGCTGACGCCACCAGAGTTTCTTATCAAGCAAAGGTTGGTGCGAGTTATGAGTTGGGCGACAAAATACGTGGGTTTGCAGGCCTGTATTACCGCACGCTTTCGGGTAATGGGGAGGTTATTCTTCCGCAAAGCGGATACGAGGCTGTGAAAATTGACGGTTTGTATGGTGCAAATAACAAAACTCGGGCCCGGTTGTTGCCTGTGAACTTGCCCCTGGGTATGAGCGTGGCTTACTTCGGATTGGAGGCTGGGCTGAGGCTGTATTTCTAG
- the ybeY gene encoding rRNA maturation RNase YbeY produces the protein MIEVNIHTRGWYKLVGKPKTSAKRVIGLCLSELDITKYDPKVFVVLANDALLLELNSQYRGIHKATNVLSFSYEKLSPGCCLGEIYLSMERIAEESLEMDVAVRSHFFHMLIHGMLHILGYDHEEPEEATTMQALEVGLLAKLGIRNPYVPRET, from the coding sequence ATGATTGAAGTTAATATACACACACGAGGGTGGTACAAATTGGTTGGTAAGCCCAAAACCTCCGCGAAACGTGTGATCGGGCTTTGCTTGTCAGAGTTAGACATTACCAAGTATGACCCAAAAGTTTTTGTTGTGCTGGCCAATGACGCACTACTCCTCGAGCTCAATTCCCAGTACAGGGGAATCCACAAAGCCACTAATGTCCTTTCCTTCAGTTATGAAAAACTATCTCCAGGCTGCTGTTTGGGAGAAATATATTTGTCCATGGAACGGATAGCGGAAGAATCGCTGGAAATGGACGTGGCTGTCAGGTCGCATTTCTTTCATATGCTGATACACGGAATGTTGCACATACTGGGATACGACCATGAGGAACCCGAAGAGGCAACCACAATGCAGGCATTGGAAGTGGGGCTACTTGCCAAGCTTGGAATACGCAATCCATATGTTCCACGTGAAACATAG
- a CDS encoding ParA family protein yields the protein MAKVFAVVNQKGGVGKTTTSINLATAFAVVGKSTLMVDLDPQGNSSSGLGIPYSSRSPDIYRVLVDNHPITEAIRSTCIPNLSIVPSTIDLSAAELGLAQMESREFVLKNCLLHTAEYQYVFVDCPPSLGLLTINALAAAHSVIIPMQCEFFALEGLKHLMKTVNLVKKRLNPSLTIEGILLTMYDRRNNLSEQVEENIREHLRENVYKTVIPRNVRLSEAPSHGKPAIIYDYKCPGSQSYIYLAKEILEQQNRVQAFRAEGEVLEQKQ from the coding sequence ATGGCTAAGGTTTTTGCGGTTGTAAATCAGAAAGGCGGCGTTGGTAAGACTACAACTAGCATAAACTTGGCAACGGCGTTCGCTGTTGTCGGGAAGTCGACCCTAATGGTAGACCTTGATCCGCAGGGCAACAGCAGTAGCGGGCTGGGCATACCGTACTCTTCAAGATCGCCGGACATTTACAGGGTCTTGGTCGATAACCATCCGATTACAGAAGCGATTAGAAGTACCTGTATACCCAATCTATCCATCGTACCTTCTACTATTGATCTGTCTGCAGCAGAGTTGGGGCTTGCACAGATGGAGTCCAGGGAGTTTGTACTGAAAAATTGCCTACTACACACTGCGGAGTATCAGTACGTATTTGTAGATTGTCCTCCGTCACTTGGCTTGCTCACTATAAACGCATTGGCCGCAGCGCATTCCGTGATCATCCCCATGCAATGTGAGTTCTTCGCACTGGAAGGGCTAAAACACTTAATGAAAACCGTAAATCTCGTCAAAAAGCGCCTAAATCCCTCTCTGACTATCGAGGGCATTTTACTCACGATGTATGATCGCAGAAACAATCTGAGTGAGCAGGTAGAGGAAAACATCAGGGAGCATCTACGCGAGAATGTATATAAAACTGTAATACCAAGGAACGTTCGGCTATCTGAGGCCCCATCACACGGAAAGCCGGCAATAATCTATGACTATAAGTGCCCGGGTTCGCAGTCTTACATATATTTGGCAAAAGAAATACTAGAGCAGCAAAATAGAGTGCAGGCATTTCGTGCAGAGGGCGAAGTTTTGGAGCAAAAGCAATGA
- the trmD gene encoding tRNA (guanosine(37)-N1)-methyltransferase TrmD, producing the protein MIFNVLTIFPDMFPGPLGYSTVGNALRKGLWSLNVVDIRSFASDKHSTVDDKPYGGGPGMLMKADVLGRCIDSVLEAHPDTRLIYTSPKGKQFTQDMSRQIVHFGNITLLCGRFEGIDERVVDVYNFQEVSIGDYVISGGELAAMVVIDSCVRMVTGVIGNKDSLNRESFDCGLEYPQYTRPASWKGVSVPDVLLRGNHKETELWRCKMSRIITERRRPDLLKDCGGEEEGSSNE; encoded by the coding sequence ATGATTTTCAACGTCTTGACCATCTTTCCAGATATGTTCCCGGGCCCTCTTGGATATTCTACAGTAGGTAACGCGCTAAGGAAGGGCTTATGGTCTCTGAATGTGGTTGACATTCGGTCATTTGCTAGCGACAAACACTCAACAGTTGATGACAAGCCGTACGGCGGTGGCCCGGGAATGCTGATGAAGGCTGATGTGCTTGGTAGGTGCATAGATAGCGTGCTGGAGGCACATCCTGACACTAGATTGATCTACACTTCCCCGAAGGGAAAGCAGTTCACTCAAGATATGTCTAGACAGATTGTCCATTTTGGCAATATAACTTTACTCTGCGGGCGTTTCGAAGGTATTGACGAGAGGGTTGTCGACGTTTATAACTTCCAGGAGGTCAGCATAGGCGACTATGTGATTTCCGGCGGAGAGCTGGCGGCTATGGTCGTGATTGACTCTTGTGTTAGAATGGTCACCGGGGTAATCGGCAACAAAGACAGTCTTAATCGTGAGAGCTTTGACTGTGGGCTGGAGTACCCTCAGTATACAAGGCCTGCCAGTTGGAAGGGGGTCTCGGTTCCTGATGTTCTTCTCAGAGGAAACCATAAGGAAACTGAGCTTTGGAGGTGTAAGATGTCCAGGATCATTACGGAGCGCAGGCGCCCAGATTTGCTGAAGGATTGCGGCGGAGAAGAAGAAGGGAGTTCAAATGAGTAG
- a CDS encoding P44/Msp2 family outer membrane protein: MCCWWLLSAEMCSAASFYASAGYRPALQNIGRFAMSMDGHVADVFVPGLKMCCGPLAARDVDGRVMEQMQSAGAASATYSSDYMGVFGALGVVGGGFRFEFRVARNFFDAIRTGGDVFTDHRDVLLVQEARPLADNARATNVLGADQQPPAVAAPVTNRLVAIRNRGIGSTAVMINACYDADRQFVGAPLVPHFCAGSGIEAVHLFGMTRAGFSVEAGAGLHYQLSESVQLVTSAFVHKVLYSTFNSVPVVYQWRAPGAHTTSNDGSKSGSSRRGVDLKVSSMGISYLGAEVGLRWLF; this comes from the coding sequence ATGTGCTGTTGGTGGTTATTGAGTGCAGAAATGTGCTCTGCCGCGAGTTTTTATGCCTCTGCGGGGTACCGACCCGCGCTTCAGAACATTGGTAGATTTGCAATGTCGATGGACGGGCACGTGGCTGATGTTTTTGTGCCGGGCTTAAAGATGTGCTGTGGCCCCCTGGCTGCACGTGACGTTGATGGCCGCGTGATGGAACAAATGCAGTCAGCCGGAGCTGCTTCGGCAACATATTCCTCTGACTACATGGGTGTATTTGGTGCGCTGGGTGTTGTCGGAGGTGGCTTCAGGTTTGAGTTTAGGGTTGCGAGGAACTTCTTTGATGCCATACGCACCGGAGGCGATGTTTTCACTGACCACAGGGATGTGCTGCTAGTCCAAGAAGCGCGGCCATTGGCTGATAATGCGAGGGCCACAAACGTTTTGGGTGCCGACCAACAGCCGCCTGCTGTAGCGGCACCTGTCACCAACAGGCTGGTGGCAATCCGTAACCGAGGTATTGGCAGTACTGCCGTTATGATAAATGCGTGTTATGATGCTGATAGGCAATTCGTAGGGGCTCCGTTGGTGCCGCACTTTTGTGCAGGCTCAGGAATAGAAGCCGTACATTTGTTTGGCATGACCAGGGCCGGTTTCTCTGTAGAGGCGGGCGCAGGGTTGCACTACCAGTTGTCTGAGTCTGTGCAGTTGGTTACCAGCGCGTTTGTGCACAAGGTTCTATACAGCACCTTCAATAGCGTGCCCGTTGTGTACCAATGGCGCGCTCCCGGCGCTCACACTACGTCCAACGACGGTAGCAAAAGCGGCTCCTCCCGTCGAGGCGTAGACCTAAAGGTCTCTAGTATGGGTATAAGCTACTTGGGGGCGGAAGTCGGGCTCAGGTGGCTCTTCTAG
- a CDS encoding zinc-finger domain-containing protein, protein MSGKSCSKGKVVFCDGDDAEGLYSGHPRVYIKITEEKQQCPYCGKVLS, encoded by the coding sequence ATGAGCGGCAAGTCCTGTAGCAAAGGAAAGGTGGTGTTCTGTGACGGCGATGACGCGGAAGGGCTGTATTCCGGGCACCCCAGAGTGTACATAAAAATCACCGAGGAAAAACAGCAGTGCCCGTATTGCGGGAAAGTCCTAAGTTGA
- a CDS encoding P44/Msp2 family outer membrane protein, with protein MGSITRATKKGGVVVRVWVFIAILLFPLQALSASDGLLRKSKHRRTYFVGAYKSSFPDLGNLGVNEAQLFVPGVTTAARMSMNGSVTADINNHKAFGMYRPPFYSSDYLEFAGSVGYSTGPVRLELERFSSVFETKGGVGSVNKDDACNIALVRTRTIMPGNYVVVENKRIGISSIALNLCYERAQIGAALGYVCVGVSGNKLNLLNTSNVTHGYQGKLGIGIPVAQDMTLFAGTYYHMLHGDRFGPIALVVPGGFNITPKPAAAEADMRIAHFGGEFGVRYAF; from the coding sequence ATGGGATCGATAACGAGGGCAACGAAAAAGGGTGGGGTTGTCGTTAGAGTATGGGTATTCATCGCGATTCTACTTTTTCCTTTACAAGCCCTTTCTGCAAGCGATGGCTTGTTGCGGAAATCCAAACATAGGCGAACGTACTTCGTTGGTGCGTACAAAAGCAGTTTTCCTGACCTTGGTAATTTGGGGGTAAACGAAGCGCAACTTTTTGTACCAGGGGTGACAACAGCCGCGCGAATGAGTATGAATGGTAGTGTGACTGCGGATATAAACAATCACAAAGCTTTTGGAATGTATAGACCACCTTTTTACAGTAGCGATTATCTGGAGTTCGCTGGGAGCGTAGGCTACAGCACTGGTCCCGTGAGACTAGAGTTGGAGCGGTTTAGCAGCGTATTCGAGACGAAAGGTGGAGTTGGTTCGGTAAACAAAGATGATGCATGCAACATTGCTCTGGTTAGGACACGGACAATAATGCCAGGAAACTACGTGGTTGTGGAAAACAAGAGAATTGGCATATCCTCCATAGCTCTCAACTTGTGTTATGAGCGAGCACAAATCGGTGCAGCACTTGGGTATGTGTGTGTTGGAGTAAGCGGGAATAAACTAAACCTACTGAATACCAGCAACGTTACCCATGGATATCAAGGCAAGCTTGGTATAGGCATTCCAGTTGCGCAAGATATGACGCTATTTGCTGGTACGTACTACCACATGCTTCACGGGGACCGCTTTGGCCCTATAGCACTTGTGGTTCCTGGAGGATTTAATATTACGCCTAAACCTGCGGCTGCTGAAGCCGATATGCGCATTGCTCACTTTGGGGGAGAGTTTGGGGTTAGGTATGCATTTTAG